The genomic region TTAAAGGAGATTTGACAAATGGATTtaagtatttaaaatttttttggcTTTTTACAGAAAATGCGGTTGATGTGGCAATCAGTAGTCACAAGAAGCTGATAGCAATTGGATATCTGTCGGGAGATGTAGATTTGTACAATTTCGATTTTAAGTTTGAGAGGAGATTGTCTTTGGGTCCTTGGGGAATTAAGCAAGTAGATAGCGGCCAAGTGAGCTGTCTTGCCTGGTCTCATGATGAGAATGCCTTGGCCGTGGGATATTTGACTCGCGGGTTTTCTATTTGGTCCAATTATGGATGTCGCTTGAATTGCACGATTTCCCAGATGAACGTGATATTGGAACATAGTCGAGATGATCGAGCGAACGAGGAGCAAGCGCAGAGTGTGGAGAGTAATGCTCCGAATATGACGAAGATTGAGTCGATGTTGAAGCCGGAAGCAGCGAGACATGGATTAACGCATATAGTGTGGGGTCCCGAAGGTTATCATATTCTGACAGCTTCTCGCGTCAATGTACTGGACCAATATGCAGTGGTGAAGGCGTCTGTTGCGGCCAATTCTGGCATCAATGAATGCAGACGCATATTGCTGCAGGGAGAGGACAGTGTGttgttgttgcagaattatggaaaggGGGCATCTCGGCTGCATTGGAAGCGGCTGGTTGTTCCCAGTGCCTTTGTACACGACAATTGGCCCGTTATGAGTGTGTGTACGAATACCCGAGGCGATTATCTGGCGGTGAGTGGACATCGAGGGGTGAGCATATGCAACGTTCAAACGGGTTCCTGGAAATTGTTTTGGGACGTTTCAGAAGAGAGACAGCTAGAAGACGTCGTCATGACTTGGTTTGATTCTTTTTTGGTGGTTGCTAATTATTGTGGCAAAAAGCGtacaactgaaattttttttttctgccaaAGCAGACCTTTGGCATTTGGTCAGGCTGCTTTTCGCGAGAGGTATACAAATCAGTCTAGGCCGGTTTGTCTGGTTTGCAGCGGATCCAATTTGATGTTACAGACAGAGGAGACGTGCACTCAGTACGAAGTTGTCGAGGCACACGAAAGGGGGCGCACGATTTCTTTGAGACAGATCTACGGCGTTCGGATGTCCGAAGGGTGGTCGCGTCCTAGATTGGTCTGTCTTCTGCCGACAGGCGTCAAGGTGCTTTTCGAAAAGAAGGAGCGTTGCGCAAAGTTCAACAATCGAGGGTCTACCGCCAAATTGGTGGAATTGGATAAAGCAGGTGCCATGTATTTGACTGATGCAGAGAGATCAACAAAACTTGAGCTCAGTCGATCCGTGGAACAATTTTGGCTCATGGAAGAGGGCATAGAGGGATCTGATTGTATGCTATGGGTGTACGGAGAAGCAGGTTTAGACGTTTGGTATCCTTTTTTGTCATCATCCAACGATGGTCCGGAATTGTTTTTGTCTCACTGGAGGAGAATGGAATTTGATCATGAGGTGTGTCCACTTGGATTTTTGGCTGACAGTGGTACGATTATTGGTATTTCTCAGCACCAAGTACATTTATCTATGGTTGACACTCCACATTTCGAGCTTCAGCTGAAGGTACAGCCTTACCTTCACTACGTGTTGCTTTCAATGTTGGAGGGAGGAGACTTCAGCACTGCCCAGTGGCTTGCTGAAAGATATCGCTTGTCACCTTTGTTTAATCGGTTTTTGGAGTTGCTGCTCCACGAGGCGCTTCAGATACAGTGCTCATTGGAGCGCAAATCTTCCAAGAGTAGCCTGGCGCAGGACAGGGGCGGTAAGTTGGTTGAAGAAGACAGAAAAGGTGATTCTGGTCGTTACATAGAGGAAGACGACGGAGAAAAGTCAGAAGCATCTGTCAGACCTTTGAACGACGCCGCGGCCGAGAGGGAGCCGAGCCTGATTTGGAGGGCGTTATCCTCTTCTCGTAAGAAGTCAAGTCCGATGCTTCTTAAGGACGTACTGTCTTTTTTAAAAATGTTCGAAGAGATTGTTTATATGAGCACAATTGTGGCCTGCGCAAGAAAGTCTGATCCCGAGAGTTGGTCAGTTTTGTTTGATCCGAAGTTTGGCTGTTCGAATCCGAAGGTGTATTTCGAAAAGAGTTTAGAGTTGGAGAATATATCAGTGGCGATGTCTTATCTTCGGGTTATTCAATTGTTAGAGTCTCCTGAAGACTTTTATCAGTCAGGTCTGAAATGTTTAGAATTTTGTCTGCGCACCAACGATAAAAAACTTGGACAGCTGATGCGGTTTTTGAAGCCATACATGATCTGTAAAAATGATGAAGGTGATCAGCTCGGAGATGCAGAACTTGATGCATCATCGAGGTTTCTTCCCTTGCAAGAGAAGCTTTTGTTGGAACATGCCGAGAATTTGATGACTAATTTCCAATTCAGGCGTCTGATTGATTATGCTAGAACCGTTGGTCATGACCTTCGAACGTGGCTGATTCAAAAGAAAGACCTTTTGAATTCAAAGGAGGAGGATTATGAATCGATTCTTTCACAGCTCCATACGCAATTTGATGTTCCTCGGCCTACTCACTTCCCTTTGAACTATCTGCTCCATAATGCGGGAAGTGGTAACAACTTGGTTGACTACTCCATTATCTACTTTCCCAACTCGAACTATCTGATCGAGAAGCCCCATAAACCCCAGGGTGGTTCTCACGGCTTTTCTCTTGAGAAATCCAATCTCGCCGATGTTTacgctcagatggaggaaagcaaCGTGGTTCGTTCTTTTCAGGATTTGGAGGTCCTACTCCGAGAAACGTTAGCGTCTGGCTGTACTGTCTGGGCCCTCATTTTGGCTACAATCTTATTTCGACTCCCCGTCATTATTAAAATTCTGGGTCGCCACCCAGAATATCTGCAAAAGTACAgggaaatgattcaaatggatgaCTCAAATGGATACACCGAACTTTTGGCATATATAGAACAACAGCTATAGCATTTTTAATCTACGTTCGTTAATTAGAGCTGATTTGACCAAGGACTTTGGgcagtttgtttcttttttttttgacacGAAAAACTATGATAAAAGTTGAAGTTGGTTACTTTTTTTTTTCCAGCCGACAAGGCCGATATAGCCACTTAAAGCTTCTTAAGTCCCTCATCTTCGAGGCTTGTACGTGGAGTCCCAAATGCCATCACTTTTTCGCGTTATCTcgcttaaaaaaaaactgtttgaacGCGGTTTTTTTTTTATGAAGGGCAGACTTTGATTCGACGCGCCCACATACAAGCGATGCGTGGGGACCTGTCCGATTTTTCGTAGTTCTGCACGTTTTCGCCATCGAAAGCCTTCAAGTTTCTGAAGTTCGTTGGTTTCAGCCGCGACGAGTCCCATATTACGTGTAAGCAGCTCTCAGCATATACATTACACACAAACGTGTATAAAGAAGAGCTAGTCAAAGTTTGCCATATATTTCCCCATTGCGAGCTCGACCGAGTGGAGACTTTAGGCGTTGTGCTTTTTCCCAGACACATTTGGATGAATTGGCTAGTTTACGTACTGGACAGCCTTGGCCGCGAGAGAGACCATGGCGAGCTATCTTGACGGCTATCTTGagagtgcgtttttttttttaatttccggaCGTTTGCGCTCTTTTGCTGATTTCGTCCGCTGCAGGTATTGCCACGCTTCCGGTGGACCTGGATAGGTGTTTTACTCTTATTCGAGAGTTGGATGAAAAATCTCAGTGTACGTTCCTTTAGAGAGACCTGTCGGACGTTGTCGCACACAATCCGTGTGTCTAAGACAAAACGAAAAATGGAGTCCTTTTAGACAAAGTGGAGACTATGGTGGTCAGGAACATCGAGGAGGGTGTCGAACTAGATGAATCAGTTACGGAAGAGACGATCAAGGAGCTTTATCAGGACTTGAAAGTGTGTGCCTCGCTTGGTGATGAGAGAATTTCATTGGCTGCTCAGGCTTACGAGCAGGTACGATTTTTTTATCACGCGCGCCGTACGGCATACAAAGTGCTTACAAAAAGGGTGTTAGCTTGACAAGCACATAGCGCGTTTGGATCAGGACTTGAAAAGAGTTGAGCAGGATCTTCAGCGGCGAGGGAGTGCGTTTCGAGGAGAGGATCAGGAGCCCAA from Schistocerca gregaria isolate iqSchGreg1 unplaced genomic scaffold, iqSchGreg1.2 ptg000728l, whole genome shotgun sequence harbors:
- the LOC126320566 gene encoding guanine nucleotide exchange factor subunit Rich-like isoform X2, with product MIKLRSLMDESDGEGFFEGAHYIKEKFRCQVKLSLDRVFLASGNRIAWLFEKNSSFYLCTCNGILQSWSMAKDKHPLKWETSVAFIARTAQTNTEILTCQEEKRQNSSANTCQVQETESSEYQCEKEGDIEGHVRKVAYSHQSGLMMLVLKGGKVAALKGDLTNGFKYLKFFWLFTENAVDVAISSHKKLIAIGYLSGDVDLYNFDFKFERRLSLGPWGIKQVDSGQVSCLAWSHDENALAVGYLTRGFSIWSNYGCRLNCTISQMNVILEHSRDDRANEEQAQSVESNAPNMTKIESMLKPEAARHGLTHIVWGPEGYHILTASRVNVLDQYAVVKASVAANSGINECRRILLQGEDSVLLLQNYGKGASRLHWKRLVVPSAFVHDNWPVMSVCTNTRGDYLAVSGHRGVSICNVQTGSWKLFWDVSEERQLEDVVMTWFDSFLVVANYCGKKRTTEIFFFCQSRPLAFGQAAFRERYTNQSRPVCLVCSGSNLMLQTEETCTQYEVVEAHERGRTISLRQIYGVRMSEGWSRPRLVCLLPTGVKVLFEKKERCAKFNNRGSTAKLVELDKAGAMYLTDAERSTKLELSRSVEQFWLMEEGIEGSDCMLWVYGEAGLDVWYPFLSSSNDGPELFLSHWRRMEFDHEVCPLGFLADSGTIIGISQHQVHLSMVDTPHFELQLKVQPYLHYVLLSMLEGGDFSTAQWLAERYRLSPLFNRFLELLLHEALQIQCSLERKSSKSSLAQDRGGKLVEEDRKGDSGRYIEEDDGEKSEASVRPLNDAAAEREPSLIWRALSSSRKKSSPMLLKDVLSFLKMFEEIVYMSTIVACARKSDPESWSVLFDPKFGCSNPKVYFEKSLELENISVAMSYLRVIQLLESPEDFYQSGLKCLEFCLRTNDKKLGQLMRFLKPYMICKNDEGDQLGDAELDASSRFLPLQEKLLLEHAENLMTNFQFRRLIDYARTVGHDLRTWLIQKKDLLNSKEEDYESILSQLHTQFDVPRPTHFPLNYLLHNAGSGNNLVDYSIIYFPNSNYLIEKPHKPQGGSHGFSLEKSNLADVYAQMEESNVVRSFQDLEVLLRETLASGCTVWALILATILFRLPVIIKILGRHPEYLQKYREMIQMDDSNGYTELLAYIEQQL
- the LOC126320566 gene encoding guanine nucleotide exchange factor subunit Rich-like isoform X1, with product MYFLYGWPKGFVLSSGEPEQILAIEYRSDFVYFACITASVLYVWSGQQDRILLGRYRRTVASIEKDGNNEGVYWRPCGNLALFTEGGSIYMIKLRSLMDESDGEGFFEGAHYIKEKFRCQVKLSLDRVFLASGNRIAWLFEKNSSFYLCTCNGILQSWSMAKDKHPLKWETSVAFIARTAQTNTEILTCQEEKRQNSSANTCQVQETESSEYQCEKEGDIEGHVRKVAYSHQSGLMMLVLKGGKVAALKGDLTNGFKYLKFFWLFTENAVDVAISSHKKLIAIGYLSGDVDLYNFDFKFERRLSLGPWGIKQVDSGQVSCLAWSHDENALAVGYLTRGFSIWSNYGCRLNCTISQMNVILEHSRDDRANEEQAQSVESNAPNMTKIESMLKPEAARHGLTHIVWGPEGYHILTASRVNVLDQYAVVKASVAANSGINECRRILLQGEDSVLLLQNYGKGASRLHWKRLVVPSAFVHDNWPVMSVCTNTRGDYLAVSGHRGVSICNVQTGSWKLFWDVSEERQLEDVVMTWFDSFLVVANYCGKKRTTEIFFFCQSRPLAFGQAAFRERYTNQSRPVCLVCSGSNLMLQTEETCTQYEVVEAHERGRTISLRQIYGVRMSEGWSRPRLVCLLPTGVKVLFEKKERCAKFNNRGSTAKLVELDKAGAMYLTDAERSTKLELSRSVEQFWLMEEGIEGSDCMLWVYGEAGLDVWYPFLSSSNDGPELFLSHWRRMEFDHEVCPLGFLADSGTIIGISQHQVHLSMVDTPHFELQLKVQPYLHYVLLSMLEGGDFSTAQWLAERYRLSPLFNRFLELLLHEALQIQCSLERKSSKSSLAQDRGGKLVEEDRKGDSGRYIEEDDGEKSEASVRPLNDAAAEREPSLIWRALSSSRKKSSPMLLKDVLSFLKMFEEIVYMSTIVACARKSDPESWSVLFDPKFGCSNPKVYFEKSLELENISVAMSYLRVIQLLESPEDFYQSGLKCLEFCLRTNDKKLGQLMRFLKPYMICKNDEGDQLGDAELDASSRFLPLQEKLLLEHAENLMTNFQFRRLIDYARTVGHDLRTWLIQKKDLLNSKEEDYESILSQLHTQFDVPRPTHFPLNYLLHNAGSGNNLVDYSIIYFPNSNYLIEKPHKPQGGSHGFSLEKSNLADVYAQMEESNVVRSFQDLEVLLRETLASGCTVWALILATILFRLPVIIKILGRHPEYLQKYREMIQMDDSNGYTELLAYIEQQL